One window of Microcoleus vaginatus PCC 9802 genomic DNA carries:
- a CDS encoding ATPase encodes MQMVHTMFPNYFIPHGHCYLWKPGLVGLHVLSDGLIAVAYFLIPLTLIYIVKKRKDVPFDWVFMLFGSFIICCGITHIMEIWTLWHPNYWFSGFLKGITALISLSTAAVLVELIPKILAIPSPAQLAVANLALQNEIGDRKQAQEALSKLMLELEKRVIERTIALESTNELLQQENRDRSLAENSLRHSEAKLRERTQQLEETLQQLKNAQAQLVQTEKMSSLGQMVAGVAHEINNPVNFIYGNLIPAEEYIKDILALIKAYQVYYPTPAPEIADKIHTIELDFILKDLQKLFASIKIGAERIKDIVKSLRTFSRLDEADMKKVNIHEGIDSTLMILQHRLKEEPKRPPIQVIKEYGDLPELECYAGQINQVFMNICSNAIDALEQIVHQGYSSNGYWENNFSDNLQNTYCPLLKIRIRTVLVDGKWVQIHIADNGPGIDYDAIAKIYDPFYTTKPIGAGTGLGLAIAYQIIQAHEGYLRCISEVGRGTEFIIEIPLRSQFGDRPLLQKQTVMKKLD; translated from the coding sequence ATGCAAATGGTTCATACAATGTTCCCTAATTATTTTATTCCTCACGGTCATTGCTACTTGTGGAAGCCGGGATTAGTGGGGCTACACGTTTTGTCCGATGGTTTGATTGCCGTCGCTTATTTTTTGATACCCCTGACCCTCATTTATATTGTCAAAAAACGGAAAGATGTGCCTTTTGACTGGGTTTTCATGCTGTTTGGCTCTTTTATTATCTGCTGCGGTATTACCCATATTATGGAAATATGGACGCTGTGGCATCCTAATTATTGGTTCTCTGGTTTTCTTAAAGGGATTACAGCGCTGATTTCGCTATCTACAGCAGCAGTGCTGGTGGAACTAATCCCAAAAATCTTGGCTATCCCCAGTCCCGCTCAATTAGCGGTGGCAAATTTAGCTTTACAAAATGAGATTGGCGATCGCAAACAAGCTCAAGAAGCACTCTCGAAATTAATGCTAGAATTGGAAAAACGGGTGATTGAGAGGACGATCGCTTTAGAATCAACCAATGAACTTTTGCAACAGGAAAATCGCGATCGCTCTTTGGCTGAAAATTCATTGCGGCACTCGGAAGCGAAACTACGGGAACGAACTCAGCAGCTAGAGGAAACTCTGCAACAGCTCAAAAACGCCCAAGCTCAACTCGTGCAAACTGAAAAAATGTCTTCTTTGGGGCAAATGGTAGCTGGGGTTGCTCACGAAATCAATAACCCTGTTAACTTCATTTATGGCAATCTGATTCCGGCTGAGGAATACATTAAAGATATTTTGGCATTGATTAAGGCTTATCAAGTTTATTACCCCACTCCGGCGCCGGAAATTGCAGACAAGATTCACACTATCGAACTCGATTTTATTTTAAAAGACCTGCAAAAACTTTTTGCTTCGATTAAAATTGGAGCAGAACGGATTAAGGACATTGTTAAATCTTTACGCACTTTCTCCCGTTTAGACGAAGCTGATATGAAGAAAGTAAATATCCATGAAGGGATCGACAGCACTTTAATGATTTTGCAGCACCGCTTGAAAGAAGAACCAAAACGTCCGCCGATTCAAGTGATTAAGGAGTATGGAGATTTGCCCGAATTAGAATGCTACGCTGGGCAGATTAACCAAGTATTTATGAATATTTGTTCTAATGCTATTGATGCTTTAGAACAGATTGTACATCAGGGATATTCGAGCAACGGCTATTGGGAAAATAATTTCTCCGACAACTTACAAAATACCTATTGCCCACTGCTAAAAATTCGCATCCGCACGGTTTTAGTTGATGGCAAGTGGGTGCAGATTCACATTGCTGATAATGGCCCTGGCATAGATTATGATGCGATCGCTAAAATTTACGATCCATTTTATACGACCAAACCTATCGGTGCTGGTACCGGGCTGGGTTTGGCAATTGCTTATCAGATTATTCAAGCCCATGAAGGTTATTTGCGCTGCATTTCCGAGGTTGGCAGAGGTACTGAGTTTATCATTGAAATTCCTTTGCGCTCGCAATTTGGCGATCGCCCCCTACTCCAGAAGCAAACTGTTATGAAAAAGCTGGATTGA